A genomic region of Desulfosarcina ovata subsp. ovata contains the following coding sequences:
- a CDS encoding response regulator produces MNNDAHGDVSKRRTVLLVDDEKMVLEVGKAILQRLGHHVITALSGEKAVEEFARHGEAIGCVVLDLTMPVMDGKATFNRLRELRPEIPVIIASGLAVDQVISQFGDTPPSSVIQKPYQIADLSEKIESILSDRP; encoded by the coding sequence ATGAATAACGATGCCCACGGCGATGTTTCCAAGCGCCGTACGGTTTTACTGGTCGATGATGAGAAGATGGTGCTGGAAGTGGGCAAAGCCATTCTCCAGCGATTGGGCCATCATGTAATTACCGCACTCAGCGGCGAAAAGGCCGTGGAAGAATTCGCCAGGCACGGTGAAGCCATTGGCTGTGTCGTGCTGGACCTGACCATGCCCGTAATGGACGGTAAGGCCACGTTCAACCGCCTGAGGGAACTTAGGCCCGAAATACCGGTCATTATTGCCAGCGGGCTGGCAGTGGATCAGGTGATCAGCCAGTTCGGCGACACGCCGCCGTCATCGGTCATCCAGAAACCCTACCAGATCGCCGACCTCTCCGAAAAAATAGAAAGTATTCTCAGCGACCGGCCATAA
- a CDS encoding YkgJ family cysteine cluster protein, producing MLNRLAQRPYFFDTGIRFTCRRCGTCCTGAPGIVHVNARETAAIAAYLGLPVSRVIETYLTPWEDGYRINETEDGRCLFFEDGCRVYPVRPTQCRTFPFWFRNLRSETHWKATQKACPGIGSGDYFSKDDILNILFNGMPQEIF from the coding sequence ATGTTGAATCGGCTGGCGCAACGGCCCTATTTTTTCGATACCGGCATTCGCTTCACCTGCCGGCGGTGCGGCACGTGTTGCACCGGGGCACCGGGGATCGTACACGTCAATGCGAGGGAAACCGCAGCGATTGCCGCGTATCTGGGCCTGCCGGTATCTCGGGTGATCGAAACCTATTTGACGCCCTGGGAAGATGGCTACCGGATCAATGAGACAGAGGACGGCCGCTGTCTTTTTTTCGAGGACGGCTGTCGCGTCTACCCCGTGCGCCCGACCCAGTGCCGCACCTTTCCCTTCTGGTTTCGCAACCTGCGATCCGAGACCCATTGGAAGGCCACCCAAAAAGCGTGTCCGGGGATCGGCAGCGGAGATTACTTTTCCAAAGACGATATCCTGAACATTCTTTTCAATGGCATGCCGCAAGAAATCTTCTGA
- the sfsA gene encoding DNA/RNA nuclease SfsA produces the protein MAGTEASIERGAIAWPPLIEGTLIKRYKRFLADVRLKDGRIVTAHCPNSGSMKACCDPGRRVYLSFHDNPRRKLKYTWELIDMPTSLVGVNTQIPNRLTAHAIAAGQITELDGYASVRREVKAGKNSRIDIFLESPDRRPCYVEVKNCTLVNDGLATFPDAVTVRGQKHLMELQRLVADGYRCAMFFLVQRMDADRFAPEDRIDPDYGRKLREAAENGVEILVYDVHIDLDGIRIGKPVFYDLNFFT, from the coding sequence GTGGCAGGCACCGAAGCATCCATTGAGCGCGGCGCCATTGCCTGGCCGCCGTTGATCGAAGGAACACTGATCAAACGCTACAAACGATTTTTGGCCGATGTTCGCCTGAAAGATGGGCGGATCGTTACCGCCCACTGCCCCAACTCGGGAAGCATGAAGGCCTGCTGCGACCCCGGACGCCGGGTCTACCTCTCTTTTCACGACAACCCACGGCGCAAACTCAAGTACACCTGGGAGCTGATCGACATGCCAACCTCCCTGGTCGGCGTCAACACCCAGATTCCCAACCGCCTGACCGCCCATGCCATTGCCGCCGGCCAGATCACCGAACTTGACGGGTATGCATCGGTCCGGCGCGAGGTGAAAGCAGGCAAAAACTCCCGTATCGATATTTTCCTCGAGTCGCCGGATCGCCGGCCCTGTTATGTGGAGGTAAAGAACTGTACGCTGGTGAACGACGGCCTGGCCACGTTTCCCGATGCGGTGACCGTCCGGGGGCAGAAACATCTGATGGAACTGCAGCGGCTGGTTGCCGATGGATATCGTTGCGCCATGTTTTTTCTGGTCCAACGCATGGATGCCGACCGTTTCGCCCCTGAGGACCGAATCGATCCCGACTACGGCCGGAAACTGCGCGAGGCGGCCGAAAACGGCGTCGAGATCCTGGTCTATGATGTCCACATCGATCTGGATGGAATCCGGATAGGCAAGCCGGTGTTCTACGATCTTAATTTTTTCACATAG